The stretch of DNA TCACGAGGGAAGAGACGTCTGTCGTGCTTAATAAATTGCGGGGCAACTTCCTCAAATTAATCGCCGGGAATGTGTCGGATATCGAGGCCCTGAAACGGCGCCTGACCCAAATTGAGAAAGGGGAATAAATCACATGAATAATCAAAATCTCACTGACGTTCTGGCCTTCGCCAGCGTCTTGGCTGTATTTGTACTGGCTGGAGTGCAGTTCGTTAAGAGGACAATCACACTGCCCAAGAACATCATCCCGCTGATCGGCGTTGGGATCGGCCTAGTGATCGGTTGGGCAGCTGCGCCGTTTACCGAGCTGGAGTTGGTGCTGCGGTTGTGGTCCGGGGGATTGGCCGGGTTATCAGCGACAGGGCTGTTTGAACTGGTGTTTAATAATCGGACGGGAACAACGAAAGAATAGATTAAACAACTCAATCCCGCCATTTTATTTAATGGCGGGATAAAATTTAGAAATTGAATTCAACTTGGTTGTATACTAAATCCGGTTTTGGTTCAATCTGTGGTGGATCAATGGGATTAGAGGTTGTGTATCTAGGTTTGGGCAACTTATCACGATGATTATTACACCATGGATGCACAACCCTACCATTATTAATCGAATTGGTGCCACCTAAGCTCCTTAATTCAATGTGATCAAACTGTTGTGATACACCTAAGTCTATCGCACCCTTACAAAGCTCACATT from Paenibacillus sophorae encodes:
- a CDS encoding holin, with protein sequence MNNQNLTDVLAFASVLAVFVLAGVQFVKRTITLPKNIIPLIGVGIGLVIGWAAAPFTELELVLRLWSGGLAGLSATGLFELVFNNRTGTTKE